The sequence below is a genomic window from Paenibacillus sp. DCT19.
ATGCTTATGACAAAATGACAGCAGAGCAAAAAGATAGCATTAAGAGCTCTATTGCGGCTGCCAAAATTGATACATTCATGACAGGTGGCGAATTGGATAAACTCGTAAAAGAAGTGAACCTGCCAAAAACAGACAAAGCTGAAGAAGGCAGCACTGAAGGTACGGATGGAACAGGTACAGACACACAAACAGGAACCGAAGGTGAATCCAAAACGGATGACACTAAAGGTACAGATACCAAAACAGATGCAGGTACAACAGATAAAGATGCAACAACAAATGAAGGAACAGATTCAAGCAGTAAGTAAGGGATTAAACGTTGCATAAGCTGCCATCTGGACAAGCATGATAAGGAGTAAGGGGGACTTATAGCCTCCCTTGCTCCTTTTTGTATTTAATCTCAGAGCGCATAGGTAGATGGTCACCTTCTTGCAAAAGAACACAACTATATTCAGCAAACCATGTATAAGGAAATGGGAACAGATGAATACTATGGTCAAGATATCACACTAAACGTTCTGGGACTTTCCTCTACCCATTAAGGAACAGTAGTTGAAAAATCTTCTCGAGAAAGTGGGGCAACATGTAAATGAAAGCTACTGGTATTGTCCGTCGTATAGATGACCTCGGTCGTGTGGTCATTCCAAAAGAAATTCGTCGTACGTTACGTATTCGTGAAGGAGATCCGCTTGAGATTTTTGTGGATCGAGATGGAGAAGTTATTCTCAAAAAATATTCACCTATTGGTGAGCTTGGTGATTTTGCTAAGGAATATGCTGAGTCGTTGTATGAAAGCACAAATCATGTCACGTTAATCTCTGACCGGGATACCATCATCACGGTGGCAGGTGGCTCTAAGAAGGAATATTTGGACAAGCAGGTAGGTCAGTTGGTTGAGAACTGCATGGAAAACCGTAAAACCATTATCGAGACCAATAATGGATCTTATGAAATTAGCAAAGATCATGACGAGACGTTATCTTCCTTTGTTATTGCGCCAATCATATCCGGTGGAGATCCAATCGGAACCGTCGTTCTGTTCAATAAGGATGAGTCGGTGAAGATGTCACAGATGGAAGTCAAAATGGCAGAGACTGCTGCTGGTTTCCTCGGTAAACAGATGGAACAATAAGTTCAGACAACTCCTGGTGCCTATAGGCAGACAGGAGTTTTTAATTTTTGAGAATTTATTCCTCAAGCTCACACACAAATACAAGTGCGTGTTCAAAAAGGTCGGACTTTTTGAACAACCTCTACAAACAGTAAAACGGAATTCGTCTACGCAGCCCCAGCCAGTTATAATAACAAGAGATTGTTATTGATCCAGATGTATGGATACGCAGGAGGGACTTATGAAACAGCCATCAACAGGATCAAGGCTGCTGCAGGGCGCATTTGTGCTAGGGCTTGCCGCAATTATCTCCAAAATTATAGGCGCCTTTCAGAAAATTCCGTTACAGAACCTAGGCGGAGACGGCGTCTTCGGTATATATAACACGGTGTATCCGTTCTATATGATGGTGATTACCATTGGGGCTGCTGGGCTACCTGTGGCCATATCTAAATTCGTGGCTGAACAGCATGTACTCGGTAGACCGGAAGAGGGAAGGCGAATCATACGAATATCGTCTATGCTGCTAGGTGGAATCGGATTGGTGTTAGCAGTCTTGATGTATACAGGAGCTCCACTGATCGGAAAGTGGATCGGGAATGGTCATGTTATTCCATCGATTCGTGCAGCAGCACTAGCTCTACTCGTCGTGCCGTTGATGACGGGGCTGCGTGGGTATTTTCAGGGGATGCAGCAGATGGTACCTACAGCCGTTTCACAGGTCGTAGAACAGATCATTCGTGTCACAGTGATGATTGTGCTGCTATTGTGGCTCATGGCACGCGAGGCTTCGCTAGATACGATTGCTGCTGGGGCAATGCTGGGTTCATTTGCGGGTGGTGTAGCTGGGCTACTGGCGATGCTTGTATTTGGATACCGTCATCGGAAGCGGGGTCAAGGAAAGAGTCAGCAAGATAATAGCGGTAGTGAGGATGATATGAAATCTGCGCTAGCTACCATAGATCATTCGGAGCGTACTGCCTCAACAGTGACAATAGAAGGTAACGTATTGAGTCCAGAAGTTGTTGGTGTGAATGCAGAAGGTCGAATGGTTGGAGCCGCTGAGCCCCAGCGTTCCAATCGGGAGTGGATTCGAGTCTTGCTTGTGTATGCAATCCCGGTCTGCCTTGGATCACTGGCTGTGCCTTTGATGAATCTGGTGGACACGTTCACCGTACCGCGGTTGTTACAGAAAGAGGGATTAAACGAGCTACAGTCTATGGTCTCGTTCGGCATATATAACCGTGGATTGCCGCTCGTGCAGATGGTGACGATGCTGGCGATGTCACTGTCGGTGCTCTTTATTCCGGCGATGGCTGAAGCCAAGCTTCGTGGCGGGCCAGAAGCCGTGAGACAGCAAGCGAGCCTCGCGCTGCGCTGGTTCTGGTTGATCGGCTTGGCAGCATCCGCAGGACTCGCGGTGCTGGCGGAGCCGATTAACCGCATGCTGTACGGGGATGCCGCAGGCACCGAAGCACTGCGGTATATGGCGCTGACGGCAGCGGGCAGCACCGTCAGCATCATTGCAGCAGCGCTGCTGCAAGGCCTTGGCAGCGTGCGCGCACCCGCGTTCAGCATGCTGGCCGCCGCAGGCGTCAAGGTGCTGCTGAACGTCTGGCTTGTGCCGACGCTAGGCATCGTCGGCGCGGCCATGGCTGGGGCAGCCGCCTATATGCTGGCGGCTGCCCTGAATGTGGCGCTACTGGCGCGATACAGCGCCCTGCGCCTAGCCCCTAGCGCCGTCCTGGCGAAGCCGGCGCTGGTGATCGCCGCCATGAGCTTGGCGGCGGCAGGTATGGCCTGGGCCACCGAAGCGTTGCTCGGTGGCATGGGGATCGCGGCTGACCGCAGGATCGCCGCGGTAGGCGTCAGCCTGCTTGGCGTAGCCGCAGGCGCAGCCGTGTTTGTGCTGGCGGCCGCGCGCATAGGCTTGCTCACCGCAGCAGAGCTGGTGGCTGTGCCCAAGGTGGGGGCACGCCTAGTCAAAGTTTTACGCAGCCTGCGGGTGCTGCGCTAAACGGCCGCACGGCAGGCCAGCATGATGTGCCAATCTCATTACACCGTCTCTACAGCAGCTACAACGAGCCATTCAACCTTCACCGGTTCGAGTGCGGCTTATTTTTAAAATGAATGCGGTGTATCCATACTCAACAGATTGAGATTTTGAAGAAATACATCAGTAGAATCGCAAATTATAGGATATCGCCTGATTCTGGTATAATACGTTTAATTATAGAGCGCTGCCCTGCGTAAAGTTTTTTATGCATGTCCCATTTCGTACTCTGCAGTTCAGTTATGAAATGGGTTGCTTATCAAGCAATTCGCAAAAGGCAGGTTGGTTCGGATGGAGGACTGGAACGATGAGTGCAGCTTTAACCGTAGTGGGTCTCGGATCAGGAGATGCAGATCAACTAACTGTAGGCATTATCAAAAAATGAAACAAGCGGCCATATTGTATGTCCGCACATTGGATCATCCCGTATTGAATGATCTGAAACAGGAAGGACTGGAGATGACATCGTTTGATGCCATCTACGAGGCGAAGGACTCCTTCCCTGAGGTGTACGACGAGATTGCAAATCGCCTAATTGAAGCGGCTCGTCAAGGCGAGCCTGGAACAGAGATCGTCTATGCTGTACCAGGTCATCCTATGGTGGCAGAGGCGAGTGTGCGCCTGTTGAAAGAACGCTGTCCTCAGATGGGTATTTCGCTTCGAGTGATGGGCGGGGAGAGTTTCCTCGACGAGGCATTTATAAGGCTGGGCTTTGACCCGATTGAGGGGTTTCAGCTTCTCGACGCTAGTAGCTTAAACACGGAGCTAGTGCAGCCGCAACTGCATACGCTCATTGGACAAGTCTATGATGTATTCACTGCGTCAGATGTGAAGCTGTGCTTGATGGACGTGTATCCGGACGATTATCCTGTATTTGTTGGACATGCCCTGGGGTTCAGGGTCAAGAGGTCATTCACAAGATACCGCTCCACGATCTGGATCGCATCGAGGGTTACGGTAACCTTTCACTCATCTATGTGCCGAAAAATACAGATGATGCATTACGTCGGCGCTCATTTGCCCGTTTGCATGAGATTGTCAACATTCTGCGTAGCCCAGGCGGTTGCCCTTGGGATCAGGAGCAGACGCACCAGTCTATCCGCAAAAACCTGATTGAAGAAACCTACGAGGTCATTGAAACCATCGACGAAGATGATCCCGACCATATGAAGGAAGAGCTGGGTGATCTGCTACTTCAGATTCTGCTTCACTCCCAGATGGAGGAAGAGGTAGGTACATTTAATGTGTACGACGTTATTGAAGGATTGAATGATAAGCTCATTTTCCGTCATCCGCATGTGTTTGGTGAGAATCAGGCAGAAGATGCGAATGAAGCTCTGCAAAACTGGGAACAGATGAAGGCAGAGGAGAAAAAGCGCAAGGGGCTGGATCAACAGCATGTTTCCATTTTGGATGGAATACCGCGTGACTTGCCTGCTCTGATGAAGGGGTATAAGTTACAGAAAAAAGCAGCGAAGGTCGGCTTTGATTGGGACGACGTTGATGGTGTATTCGCCAAGATTGAAGAAGAGCTGGCTGAGCTGAAAGAAGCTGTACAGCAGAATCAAACGGCAGAGGAACAGAAGCTGGAGCTAGGCGATTTGTTATTTGCTGCTGCCAACGTGGCGCGATTCATTCATACCGATCCAGAAGAGGCACTTGCAGCGACAAACCGCAAATTCACTCAACGCTTCCAATACATCGAGGCACAATTGCGTGAACAGGGTCG
It includes:
- a CDS encoding oligosaccharide flippase family protein, encoding MKQPSTGSRLLQGAFVLGLAAIISKIIGAFQKIPLQNLGGDGVFGIYNTVYPFYMMVITIGAAGLPVAISKFVAEQHVLGRPEEGRRIIRISSMLLGGIGLVLAVLMYTGAPLIGKWIGNGHVIPSIRAAALALLVVPLMTGLRGYFQGMQQMVPTAVSQVVEQIIRVTVMIVLLLWLMAREASLDTIAAGAMLGSFAGGVAGLLAMLVFGYRHRKRGQGKSQQDNSGSEDDMKSALATIDHSERTASTVTIEGNVLSPEVVGVNAEGRMVGAAEPQRSNREWIRVLLVYAIPVCLGSLAVPLMNLVDTFTVPRLLQKEGLNELQSMVSFGIYNRGLPLVQMVTMLAMSLSVLFIPAMAEAKLRGGPEAVRQQASLALRWFWLIGLAASAGLAVLAEPINRMLYGDAAGTEALRYMALTAAGSTVSIIAAALLQGLGSVRAPAFSMLAAAGVKVLLNVWLVPTLGIVGAAMAGAAAYMLAAALNVALLARYSALRLAPSAVLAKPALVIAAMSLAAAGMAWATEALLGGMGIAADRRIAAVGVSLLGVAAGAAVFVLAAARIGLLTAAELVAVPKVGARLVKVLRSLRVLR
- the spoVT gene encoding stage V sporulation protein T translates to MKATGIVRRIDDLGRVVIPKEIRRTLRIREGDPLEIFVDRDGEVILKKYSPIGELGDFAKEYAESLYESTNHVTLISDRDTIITVAGGSKKEYLDKQVGQLVENCMENRKTIIETNNGSYEISKDHDETLSSFVIAPIISGGDPIGTVVLFNKDESVKMSQMEVKMAETAAGFLGKQMEQ